From Gimesia panareensis, the proteins below share one genomic window:
- a CDS encoding serine/threonine protein kinase, with protein MIEPPSQELIHRLTSLKLCTAADLRRCRRRVRKLARGIPAFDSVWIDALVQAQKISPFQARALEAGQPEQLKVGPYLLISELGHSHKSRTFIARASESTERCTLKLTRPQSDSVNQLQQDFRTLLQQLQGLHHPSLILPRVVKPLAQQFVVISHYLPSTTVSELLIRRGRFPVPVVLAIGAQLLEALVALEKRRVIHGDIRPWNVRLNENGIAALVDTGLEPILSPELTIHSSLPPRCYDGIAPELIGTGRHPDAQSDLYALGCLLWELLAGRPPFTTGDPLAKLACHQTKTVPDIRSWAPETPAPLAEMLLKLTASQADQRPASMQAAQQQWPVSQQGSRKTLSRFHASFQHQSTRSQSESGTSKPGRLPLIAALIFVLSGLSYTLLDEGARNQLLEITSHLPFKQTDRQTSQNELSSETSQGDTETTGKRQLIPAPDENGVILLDSTEPYESTHISTVGGLTIKGSAEQPAIIQVREDAFRIVAANLTLENVIFVNQSAGAPAKGLRSAEKSSSALLHVTAQSLNIKGCCFTQLDSENSGTAALARSAVQWSPLDPQQRNSSRIQIQDSMFAVPAQALHLTHTPQVMSLINCLNITSQSTLYLERGPEIDQQFNLKLQHLTLREAGPLILLNWNDPTLIPGAIQIEARDCVFDLNRAALIQVRGQKPPENWLSSVSLLGEGSVASSEIQIAGWQASKTEPLQELSASSMQIEGLSTGDFQYAASLSLQSADSVITSAQVPRTSALPPGIQVKQFPGFLARLQSLKN; from the coding sequence TTGATCGAACCACCATCACAAGAGCTGATTCATCGCCTGACCAGCCTCAAACTCTGCACAGCCGCTGACCTCAGACGATGTCGCCGACGAGTCAGAAAGTTAGCCCGGGGAATCCCGGCTTTCGACTCGGTCTGGATTGATGCGCTGGTTCAGGCACAGAAAATATCCCCCTTCCAGGCCAGGGCACTGGAGGCGGGACAGCCCGAACAGTTGAAAGTGGGCCCTTATCTGCTCATCTCCGAACTGGGGCACAGCCATAAATCGCGCACTTTTATCGCGCGCGCCTCTGAAAGTACCGAACGCTGTACCCTGAAACTGACACGCCCCCAGTCCGACTCCGTGAACCAGCTTCAGCAGGATTTCCGCACGCTGCTGCAACAACTGCAGGGTCTGCACCATCCGTCCCTGATCCTGCCGCGGGTGGTCAAACCACTGGCACAGCAATTTGTCGTGATCAGCCACTACCTGCCTTCGACGACGGTATCCGAACTGCTGATCCGTCGCGGCCGATTCCCGGTTCCGGTGGTCCTGGCGATCGGCGCACAGCTCCTGGAAGCGCTCGTCGCATTAGAAAAACGACGTGTCATCCATGGGGATATTCGCCCCTGGAATGTGCGGCTGAACGAGAATGGCATCGCCGCTCTGGTCGACACGGGGCTCGAACCGATTCTGTCCCCCGAGCTCACCATTCATTCCTCCCTGCCTCCACGCTGCTACGACGGTATCGCTCCGGAACTGATCGGCACAGGCCGTCATCCGGATGCCCAGAGTGATCTCTACGCATTGGGCTGTCTGCTCTGGGAGTTACTGGCCGGACGGCCGCCGTTCACCACAGGTGACCCTCTGGCCAAACTGGCGTGTCACCAGACCAAAACGGTCCCCGATATCCGCAGCTGGGCTCCCGAAACGCCGGCACCGCTGGCGGAAATGCTGCTGAAACTGACTGCATCCCAGGCAGACCAGCGCCCCGCCAGCATGCAGGCCGCACAACAGCAGTGGCCCGTTTCACAACAGGGCTCCCGCAAAACACTCTCCCGCTTTCATGCATCCTTTCAACACCAGTCCACGCGCAGCCAGAGTGAATCCGGTACGAGTAAACCGGGACGGCTGCCCCTGATCGCCGCGCTGATCTTTGTCCTGTCCGGCCTGTCCTACACGCTGCTGGATGAAGGGGCACGCAACCAGTTGCTCGAAATCACCTCGCACCTCCCGTTCAAACAAACCGACAGACAGACCTCTCAAAACGAGCTCTCCTCGGAGACCTCCCAGGGAGATACAGAGACCACAGGCAAGCGGCAACTGATTCCCGCTCCCGACGAAAATGGCGTGATCCTGCTCGATTCAACGGAGCCTTATGAATCTACGCACATCTCAACCGTTGGCGGGTTGACCATTAAAGGTTCCGCCGAGCAGCCCGCCATCATCCAGGTGCGCGAGGATGCCTTCCGCATCGTCGCCGCAAATCTGACACTGGAAAATGTGATCTTCGTCAACCAGTCCGCTGGCGCTCCTGCAAAGGGACTTCGGTCTGCAGAAAAATCATCCTCTGCGTTACTGCACGTGACAGCCCAGAGTCTGAACATCAAAGGCTGCTGCTTTACTCAACTGGACTCAGAGAATTCAGGCACAGCGGCCCTCGCGCGGAGTGCCGTTCAATGGAGTCCGCTCGATCCGCAACAGCGTAACAGCAGCCGTATCCAGATTCAGGACAGCATGTTTGCGGTCCCCGCGCAGGCCTTACACCTCACGCATACACCACAGGTCATGTCACTGATCAACTGTCTGAATATCACTTCACAGTCCACGCTCTACCTCGAACGTGGCCCGGAAATCGATCAGCAGTTCAATCTGAAACTGCAGCACCTGACCCTCAGGGAAGCCGGGCCCCTGATTCTGTTGAACTGGAACGATCCGACTCTGATCCCGGGTGCCATTCAGATCGAAGCCCGCGATTGTGTCTTCGACCTGAATCGGGCGGCCCTGATCCAGGTACGTGGGCAGAAACCTCCGGAAAACTGGCTCTCCTCGGTCTCCCTGCTGGGAGAAGGCTCCGTCGCCTCCTCTGAAATACAGATCGCGGGCTGGCAAGCCTCAAAAACAGAACCACTGCAGGAGTTGAGTGCATCCAGCATGCAAATCGAAGGCCTCTCTACCGGAGACTTCCAGTATGCAGCATCACTCAGCCTGCAATCAGCAGATTCGGTCATCACTTCAGCACAAGTACCCAGAACGTCAGCACTGCCTCCGGGAATCCAGGTAAAACAGTTCCCCGGATTCCTCGCACGCCTGCAGTCACTCAAAAACTGA
- a CDS encoding aspartate carbamoyltransferase catalytic subunit: protein MNIDHEYRTDISRGWNRKHILGLQDLSRDELNIILNQASEFKRLANIGETKLTPLAGTVVANLFFEPSTRTRISFGLAAKRLSADTVDFTASGSSLSKGESFVDTAKTIEAMGVSYVVVRHKTPGAPQLLAQHLDANILNAGDGTHEHPTQALLDIFTIREHFGKIGGLTVTLVGDILHSRVARSNIWGLKKLGAHVIVCGPTTLIPNDIEALGVEVSNSLDDVIERTDCLNLLRIQFERQRGHYFPSIREYAHLFGMNKQRINRAKEDVLILAPGPINRGVEITPDVADGPHSVILGQVSNGLIIRMACLYLLHLQRIASLGTAG, encoded by the coding sequence ATGAATATCGACCATGAGTATCGAACTGACATCTCCCGAGGCTGGAACCGGAAACATATTTTAGGACTGCAGGACCTCTCCCGGGATGAACTGAACATCATCCTCAATCAGGCGTCTGAATTTAAGCGACTCGCCAATATCGGAGAAACCAAACTCACCCCGCTGGCGGGTACCGTGGTCGCGAACCTGTTCTTCGAACCTTCTACACGGACTCGCATCAGCTTCGGACTGGCCGCCAAGCGACTCAGTGCTGACACCGTAGACTTTACTGCTTCGGGCAGCAGCCTTTCCAAGGGAGAAAGCTTCGTTGACACCGCCAAAACGATCGAGGCCATGGGGGTCTCCTATGTCGTGGTCCGACATAAAACTCCGGGAGCTCCACAGCTACTGGCACAGCACCTGGACGCGAATATCCTCAACGCCGGTGATGGCACTCACGAGCATCCCACCCAGGCCCTGCTCGATATCTTCACGATCCGTGAACACTTTGGAAAAATTGGAGGGCTGACCGTAACCCTGGTGGGAGATATTCTCCACAGCCGTGTCGCCCGGTCTAATATCTGGGGACTGAAAAAACTGGGAGCCCACGTCATCGTCTGTGGCCCCACGACGTTGATCCCCAATGACATTGAAGCGCTGGGTGTGGAAGTTTCCAACAGTCTGGACGATGTAATTGAGCGTACCGACTGCCTGAACCTGCTGCGCATTCAGTTTGAACGGCAGCGTGGGCATTACTTCCCCTCCATCCGCGAATACGCCCACCTGTTCGGCATGAATAAACAACGCATCAATCGAGCCAAGGAGGATGTGCTGATTCTGGCGCCCGGCCCGATCAACCGCGGTGTGGAGATCACCCCCGACGTGGCCGATGGACCACACTCCGTCATTCTGGGACAGGTCAGTAACGGGCTCATCATCCGCATGGCCTGCCTCTATCTGCTTCACTTACAACGTATTGCTTCCCTGGGAACAGCTGGATGA
- a CDS encoding dihydroorotase: MKSLLIKNGRIIDPSQGLDVQGNLLVEAGKITGLCDDTATADEVIDATGLIVSPGFIDLHVSLCEPGFEEDETIETGTAAALAGGVTSLGCLPNTAPVVDDRSSAEFILLQAARASNCHVFPLGAVTKNNEGKELAEIGQLVAGQAVGFTDADKPIENAEIMRCALEYTRMFDRPILNRPQVSELTEKGQMHEGFHSTVLGLKGIPAAAEEIMVNRDIALAELTRGRIHLMCVSTQNSVAQIRRAKAAGIQVTADVTPHHLTLTDQMLETYDPNYKVLPPLRSQEHIDALIEGLKDGTIDVICSDHTPHAAEKKTDEILGADFGIIGLETLLPVCLQSLITPGHLSWSELISKLTVGPARILGLAKGTLASGADADITLINPDIRYVLERNLIKSSSHNTPFLGKELQGRAEVVIVSGEVRYRADN; encoded by the coding sequence ATGAAATCTCTTCTTATCAAAAACGGTCGGATTATCGATCCTTCACAGGGACTGGATGTGCAGGGCAACCTGCTCGTCGAGGCAGGAAAGATTACCGGCCTCTGTGATGATACGGCCACTGCAGACGAAGTGATTGACGCCACAGGATTGATTGTCAGCCCCGGATTCATTGACCTGCATGTCTCCCTGTGTGAGCCCGGCTTCGAGGAAGACGAAACCATCGAAACCGGTACCGCTGCTGCGCTGGCCGGGGGAGTCACCTCGCTGGGTTGCCTGCCCAATACAGCGCCGGTCGTGGATGACCGGTCTTCCGCCGAGTTTATCCTGCTGCAGGCGGCACGTGCCTCCAACTGTCACGTCTTTCCCCTCGGTGCCGTCACCAAAAACAACGAAGGCAAAGAACTGGCGGAAATCGGACAGCTGGTGGCAGGTCAGGCAGTCGGTTTCACCGATGCAGACAAGCCGATCGAAAATGCCGAGATCATGCGGTGTGCCCTGGAATACACGCGGATGTTCGATCGACCGATTTTAAATCGGCCGCAAGTCAGTGAACTGACCGAAAAAGGGCAGATGCATGAAGGTTTTCACTCCACGGTACTGGGGCTGAAAGGGATTCCCGCCGCTGCAGAAGAGATTATGGTCAATCGCGACATCGCGCTGGCCGAACTGACCCGGGGACGCATCCACCTGATGTGTGTCTCCACCCAGAACAGCGTTGCCCAGATCCGCCGCGCCAAGGCTGCTGGAATCCAGGTGACCGCGGATGTGACCCCGCATCACCTCACTCTGACCGATCAGATGCTGGAAACTTACGACCCCAATTACAAGGTTCTACCGCCACTCCGCTCTCAGGAACACATTGATGCCCTGATAGAGGGACTCAAAGATGGTACGATAGACGTCATCTGTTCGGATCATACCCCCCACGCTGCGGAAAAGAAGACAGATGAAATTCTGGGAGCCGATTTTGGGATCATCGGCCTGGAAACACTGCTCCCGGTCTGCCTGCAGAGCCTGATCACGCCCGGTCACTTATCCTGGTCAGAGTTGATCAGCAAGTTGACCGTAGGCCCGGCCCGCATTCTGGGACTCGCCAAGGGAACTCTCGCCTCGGGAGCGGACGCTGATATTACCCTGATCAACCCCGATATCCGCTACGTGCTCGAGCGCAATCTGATCAAATCATCCAGTCACAACACCCCGTTTCTCGGAAAAGAATTGCAAGGCAGGGCGGAAGTAGTGATTGTCTCCGGCGAAGTCCGCTATCGTGCCGATAATTAA
- a CDS encoding vWA domain-containing protein, whose translation MSLIHPGLLLGILLATIPVILHFLLRSKPKKLIFPALALLQRRKIQNSQRLKLRHIWLLLLRILIIIAIVFALTRPSLPPANYSFSTYELVMLCAIIVLAVLTYLGLMRRYQKQRISQQSLNTRRTFLRGGIGGAAFLLIALLVLWPYQRRIFAEISAPLPAVSENIPVTAIFLFDTSLSMDYRQENQSRLEQAQAIAEEHLSNLPAQSRVSILNSSSEDISPFQSDLTAVKSRIKSLKTSAWSLFLDDRLRTAINRQEDDFKRSQNERQSAGSQAAGSDQFVREIYLYTDLARSAWRSQPSQLVKQQLEKLKWLGIYVIDVGVTSPQNIGISHLDLSRESITLGNSVSIKAEITTTGITADNTILELYTQNEKGQLIKRDQRPLSTVNSAADDSAAENNVNNSPGTQLEMSLPGISQPVTQGELRITSSDPYLPDDVRYFTITARPPPKILIVSPDANSARLWNDVLAPRPLVALKKNRYQCQIAPLNQIETLPLEEYAAIYLINVTSLPDNLWQQFTDYARQGGGVGVLMGSDGDAPESMIVSFNSESAQQLLPVELLGSLKFIPPEFLDLEHNEHSLFSYFQDLGGTGELSSMEINRYWRVEPEQPDQVIARYTDARHSPALIERNLGRGKVVVLTTGIDARGWSQLLYARWSYLAFADQLTRYLIRTRSNRTNYLAGEVASYQWPATATTPESFLLRTPDLKQLPIEVKQGAHQVSIPDTKVVGHYELIDNSSNVARSSSGFSVNVNPAESNFRPISSQELDQILGPERYSITRDMEGLKRTIRTGRLGVEIFPILVTLLLAVFCLEHFTANYFYEIDQPTESTSDH comes from the coding sequence ATGTCACTCATTCACCCTGGTTTATTACTTGGAATTCTGCTGGCAACAATCCCGGTGATCCTCCATTTTCTGCTGCGTTCCAAACCGAAAAAACTGATCTTCCCAGCCCTTGCGCTGCTGCAGCGACGCAAAATTCAAAATTCACAACGTCTGAAACTGCGGCATATCTGGCTCTTACTGCTGCGTATTCTGATCATCATTGCCATCGTCTTCGCGCTGACGCGCCCCTCACTCCCACCCGCCAATTACAGCTTCTCGACCTATGAACTGGTCATGCTTTGTGCCATTATTGTCCTCGCTGTGCTGACTTACCTGGGACTGATGCGGCGTTATCAGAAACAGCGAATCTCCCAGCAGTCCCTGAATACCCGTCGCACATTTTTGCGGGGGGGAATCGGGGGGGCCGCATTTCTGCTGATTGCGCTCCTGGTTCTCTGGCCTTACCAGCGGCGGATCTTTGCCGAGATTTCCGCTCCCTTACCAGCCGTCTCGGAGAATATCCCGGTCACGGCGATCTTCCTGTTCGATACCAGCCTGAGCATGGACTATCGCCAGGAAAATCAATCACGACTCGAACAGGCCCAGGCGATCGCGGAAGAGCATTTGAGTAACCTCCCCGCCCAGAGCCGGGTCTCAATCCTGAATAGCAGCAGTGAAGATATCTCGCCGTTTCAGTCCGATCTCACTGCGGTCAAGTCCCGAATCAAATCGCTCAAGACATCTGCCTGGTCCCTCTTTCTGGACGACCGTTTGCGCACCGCCATCAATCGTCAGGAAGACGATTTCAAACGCAGCCAGAACGAGCGACAGTCCGCCGGCTCTCAAGCTGCGGGCTCGGATCAATTCGTGCGGGAGATTTATCTCTATACCGACCTGGCCCGGTCCGCCTGGCGGAGCCAGCCCTCTCAACTGGTCAAGCAGCAGCTGGAAAAACTGAAATGGCTCGGCATCTATGTGATTGATGTCGGCGTTACCAGCCCGCAGAATATCGGCATCTCCCATCTGGATCTCTCCCGGGAATCAATTACCCTGGGCAATTCCGTTTCGATCAAAGCAGAAATCACCACCACAGGAATTACGGCAGACAATACGATTCTGGAGTTATACACGCAAAACGAAAAGGGACAGCTCATCAAACGGGATCAGCGTCCCCTCTCCACGGTGAACTCAGCAGCAGACGACTCCGCCGCTGAGAACAACGTCAATAACAGTCCGGGGACGCAACTGGAAATGAGTCTCCCCGGCATCAGTCAGCCCGTGACCCAGGGGGAACTGCGAATCACCTCCTCAGACCCGTATCTCCCCGATGATGTCCGTTATTTTACGATCACCGCCCGGCCCCCGCCGAAAATCCTGATTGTCAGCCCCGATGCCAACTCGGCCCGGCTGTGGAATGATGTCCTGGCGCCCCGACCGCTGGTCGCCTTGAAAAAAAATCGGTACCAGTGTCAGATCGCTCCGCTCAACCAGATCGAAACACTTCCCCTCGAAGAATATGCCGCCATTTATCTGATCAACGTCACCAGCCTGCCCGATAACCTGTGGCAACAGTTCACCGATTATGCCCGGCAGGGGGGAGGCGTCGGCGTCCTGATGGGCAGTGATGGCGACGCCCCCGAATCGATGATCGTCTCCTTTAATTCCGAGTCGGCACAACAACTTCTCCCCGTGGAACTGCTGGGGTCACTCAAATTCATTCCGCCGGAATTCCTGGACCTGGAACACAACGAGCATTCGCTGTTCTCATATTTTCAGGACCTGGGAGGCACGGGAGAACTCTCCAGCATGGAAATCAACCGCTACTGGCGCGTGGAACCCGAGCAGCCGGATCAGGTCATCGCCCGCTATACCGATGCGCGGCATTCACCTGCCCTCATTGAGCGCAACCTGGGGAGAGGGAAGGTCGTAGTACTCACCACCGGCATCGACGCACGCGGCTGGAGCCAGTTGCTGTATGCCCGCTGGTCCTACCTGGCATTCGCCGACCAGTTGACCCGCTACCTGATCCGCACCCGTTCCAACCGGACGAATTATCTTGCCGGCGAAGTGGCCAGCTACCAATGGCCGGCCACCGCTACCACTCCCGAATCGTTCCTGCTCCGAACGCCCGATTTGAAACAGCTGCCCATCGAAGTCAAGCAGGGCGCACACCAGGTATCTATTCCCGATACCAAAGTCGTCGGTCATTATGAACTCATCGACAACTCCAGTAATGTCGCCCGCTCCTCAAGCGGTTTCAGCGTAAACGTCAACCCGGCTGAGAGTAATTTCCGCCCGATCAGCAGCCAGGAACTGGATCAGATTCTGGGCCCGGAGCGATACAGCATCACCCGCGATATGGAGGGATTGAAACGCACCATTCGCACCGGGCGTCTGGGGGTCGAAATCTTTCCGATCCTGGTCACGCTGCTGCTGGCCGTCTTCTGCCTGGAACATTTTACTGCAAACTACTTTTACGAAATCGATCAACCCACTGAATCCACTTCTGATCACTGA